From Cellulomonas oligotrophica, a single genomic window includes:
- a CDS encoding DUF3566 domain-containing protein encodes MSETPPSIPPRKRPTPPAGGSGARPGGSTGTETVKDAERPAASEKSDDGAWSAGSSTPPTYTARTSTTGRSTGGTSSGTSKTTSTPTGSSGEDRRVIGTVEDPLPAGSEATGATPARADEPSPLVTAVDGTTEWLKKAASSTGASLSRAYASVTRPRTEDAQMTATSASPTSTQERAAAPRPTTGATASVRPATGRTPAVGAPRRVRLAISRVDPWSVMKLAFLLSVAIGIMIVVAAAVVWFTLDGLRVFADIDGLIRQIAGTETPIDIIEYVSFRKTISAATLVAVIDVFLLTALATIGAFLYNIVASLVGGVHVTMTDE; translated from the coding sequence ATGAGCGAGACCCCCCCTTCGATCCCCCCGCGCAAGCGGCCGACCCCGCCTGCCGGCGGGTCCGGGGCGCGCCCCGGAGGCTCGACGGGCACCGAGACCGTGAAGGACGCCGAGCGTCCCGCGGCGTCGGAGAAGTCGGACGACGGGGCGTGGTCGGCGGGCTCCTCGACGCCTCCGACGTACACGGCACGGACGTCGACGACGGGTCGCAGCACCGGCGGCACGTCGAGCGGCACCTCGAAGACGACGTCCACCCCGACGGGTTCGTCGGGCGAGGACCGCCGCGTCATCGGCACGGTCGAGGACCCGCTCCCCGCCGGCTCCGAGGCCACGGGTGCCACTCCTGCGCGCGCCGACGAGCCCTCCCCGCTGGTCACCGCCGTCGACGGGACGACGGAGTGGCTGAAGAAGGCGGCGAGTTCCACCGGTGCGAGCCTCAGCCGGGCGTACGCTTCGGTGACACGCCCCCGGACCGAGGACGCCCAGATGACTGCCACGTCGGCCTCCCCGACGTCGACGCAGGAGCGCGCCGCCGCCCCGCGTCCGACGACCGGTGCCACCGCCTCGGTCCGCCCCGCCACCGGCCGCACGCCGGCTGTCGGGGCCCCGCGTCGGGTGCGGCTCGCGATCTCGCGCGTCGACCCGTGGTCGGTCATGAAGCTCGCGTTCCTGCTGTCGGTCGCGATCGGCATCATGATCGTCGTCGCGGCGGCCGTCGTGTGGTTCACGCTCGACGGCCTGCGGGTCTTCGCCGACATCGACGGCCTCATCCGCCAGATCGCGGGCACCGAGACGCCGATCGACATCATCGAGTACGTCTCGTTCCGCAAGACGATCTCGGCGGCCACGCTCGTCGCGGTCATCGACGTGTTCCTGCTGACCGCGCTCGCCACCATCGGCGCGTTCCTCTACAACATCGTGGCGTCGCTGGTCGGCGGCGTGCACGTCACCATGACGGACGAGTGA
- the gyrA gene encoding DNA gyrase subunit A: MTETPGEIEHGRIDQIDLQLEMQRSYLDYAMAVIVGRALPDVRDGLKPVHRRVLYAMYDGGYRPDRQFSKCSRVVGDVMGKYHPHGDTAIYDALVRLVQDWSMRYPLVWGQGNFGSPGDDPAAAPRYTECKMAPLAMEMVRDIDEDSVDFQDNYDGHTQEPVVLPSRFPNLLVNGSAGIAVGMATNIPPHNLREVAAGVQWHLDHPEASREELLEALLERIKGPDFPTAATILGRRGIEDAYRTGRGSITMRAVVEVEEIQNRQCLVVTELPYQVNPDSLAKKIADLVRDAKVQGIADIRDETSGRTGQRLVIVLKRDAVAKVVLNNLYKHTQLQDTFGANMLALVDGVPRTLSIDAFVRHWTAHQIEVIQRRTRFRLRRAEEEIHIYRGYLKALDALDEVIALIRRSPDAESARNGLMDLLEIDEQQAQAILNLQLRRLAALQRQEILQRHAELEARIVALNAILESPERQRQIVSEELATVVDKFGDERRTHILPFDGEVNVEDLIAEEEVVVTITRGGYAKRTRVDAYRAQRRGGKGVRGAQLREDDIVDHFFVTTTHHWLLFFTNLGRVYRAKGYELPEGGRDAKGQHVANLLAFQPGEQIAQVLDLRDYEQAEHLVLATRRGLVKKTRLSEYDSNRSGGVIAINLREDEEGRPDELVSARLVDSDQDVMLVSRQGQSLRFTASDESLRPMGRATSGVTGMKFRGDDDLLAMDVVREDAYLFTVTEGGIAKRTALTVENYRQQGRGGLGIKVANLPEANGDLVGALVTDLDDEVLVIMERGKIVRSATAEVKATGRTTQGVIFAKPDNGDRIIAVARNSERHLGDDAGTVGENGQNTDGADVPDTSTTPTGAVTDDTGHRTAEDA, translated from the coding sequence GTGACCGAGACACCCGGCGAGATCGAGCACGGCCGCATCGACCAGATCGACCTGCAGCTGGAGATGCAGCGGTCGTACCTGGACTACGCGATGGCCGTGATCGTGGGCCGCGCCCTGCCCGACGTGCGTGACGGCCTCAAGCCCGTCCACCGGCGCGTGCTGTACGCCATGTACGACGGCGGCTACCGGCCCGACCGCCAGTTCTCCAAGTGCTCGCGCGTCGTCGGCGACGTCATGGGCAAGTACCACCCGCACGGCGACACGGCGATCTACGACGCCCTCGTCCGCCTCGTGCAGGACTGGTCGATGCGCTACCCGCTGGTGTGGGGCCAGGGCAACTTCGGCTCCCCCGGCGACGACCCGGCGGCCGCCCCGCGGTACACCGAGTGCAAGATGGCGCCGCTGGCCATGGAGATGGTCCGCGACATCGACGAGGACTCCGTCGACTTCCAGGACAACTACGACGGGCACACGCAGGAGCCCGTCGTCCTGCCGTCGCGCTTCCCGAACCTGCTGGTCAACGGCTCGGCAGGCATCGCGGTCGGCATGGCGACGAACATCCCGCCGCACAACCTGCGCGAGGTCGCCGCCGGCGTGCAGTGGCACCTGGACCACCCCGAGGCGTCCCGCGAGGAGCTGCTCGAGGCGCTCCTGGAGCGGATCAAGGGCCCCGACTTCCCGACGGCGGCGACCATCCTGGGCCGGCGCGGCATCGAGGACGCGTACCGCACGGGCCGCGGCTCGATCACGATGCGTGCCGTGGTCGAGGTCGAGGAGATCCAGAACCGCCAGTGCCTCGTCGTCACCGAGCTGCCGTACCAGGTGAACCCGGACTCGCTGGCGAAGAAGATCGCCGACCTCGTCCGTGACGCCAAGGTGCAGGGCATCGCCGACATCCGCGACGAGACCTCGGGCCGCACGGGCCAGCGCCTGGTCATCGTGCTCAAGCGCGACGCGGTCGCCAAGGTCGTGCTGAACAACCTGTACAAGCACACGCAGCTGCAGGACACGTTCGGCGCGAACATGCTCGCCCTCGTCGACGGGGTGCCGCGCACGCTGAGCATCGACGCGTTCGTGCGGCACTGGACCGCGCACCAGATCGAGGTCATCCAGCGTCGGACGCGGTTCCGCCTGCGCCGCGCCGAGGAAGAGATCCACATCTACCGCGGCTACCTCAAGGCGCTGGACGCGCTGGACGAGGTCATCGCGCTCATCCGCCGCTCCCCCGACGCCGAGTCGGCGCGCAACGGGCTGATGGACCTGCTCGAGATCGACGAGCAGCAGGCGCAGGCGATCCTCAACCTGCAGCTGCGCCGCCTGGCCGCGCTGCAGCGGCAGGAGATCCTCCAGAGGCACGCCGAGCTCGAGGCCCGCATCGTCGCGCTCAACGCGATCCTCGAGTCGCCCGAGCGCCAGCGCCAGATCGTCAGCGAGGAGCTCGCGACGGTCGTCGACAAGTTCGGCGACGAGCGCCGGACGCACATCCTGCCGTTCGACGGCGAGGTGAACGTCGAGGACCTCATCGCCGAGGAGGAGGTCGTCGTCACGATCACCCGCGGCGGCTACGCCAAGCGCACGCGGGTCGACGCCTACCGCGCCCAGCGCCGTGGCGGCAAGGGGGTGCGCGGCGCCCAGCTGCGCGAGGACGACATCGTCGACCACTTCTTCGTCACCACCACGCACCACTGGCTGCTGTTCTTCACCAACCTCGGCCGCGTGTACCGGGCCAAGGGCTACGAGCTGCCCGAGGGCGGCCGTGACGCCAAGGGCCAGCACGTGGCGAACCTGCTGGCGTTCCAGCCGGGCGAGCAGATCGCCCAGGTGCTGGACCTGCGCGACTACGAGCAGGCCGAGCACCTGGTGCTCGCGACCCGCCGCGGGCTGGTGAAGAAGACCCGTCTGAGCGAGTACGACTCCAACCGCTCGGGCGGCGTCATCGCGATCAACCTGCGCGAGGACGAGGAGGGCCGGCCCGACGAGCTCGTCTCGGCCCGTCTCGTGGACTCCGACCAGGACGTCATGCTGGTCTCCCGCCAGGGGCAGTCCCTGCGCTTCACCGCCTCGGACGAGTCGCTGCGCCCCATGGGCCGCGCGACCAGCGGCGTCACCGGCATGAAGTTCCGCGGTGACGACGACCTGCTGGCCATGGACGTCGTCCGCGAGGACGCGTACCTGTTCACGGTCACCGAGGGCGGCATCGCCAAGCGCACCGCGCTGACGGTGGAGAACTACCGCCAGCAGGGCCGCGGCGGCCTGGGCATCAAGGTCGCCAACCTGCCCGAGGCGAACGGCGACCTCGTCGGCGCCCTGGTCACGGACCTGGACGACGAGGTGCTCGTCATCATGGAGCGCGGCAAGATCGTGCGCTCCGCGACCGCCGAGGTGAAGGCCACGGGCCGCACCACCCAGGGCGTCATCTTCGCCAAGCCCGACAACGGCGACAGGATCATCGCGGTTGCCCGCAACAGTGAGCGACACCTGGGCGACGATGCCGGTACCGTGGGCGAGAACGGTCAGAACACCGACGGAGCCGACGTCCCCGACACGTCGACGACCCCGACCGGAGCGGTGACCGACGACACCGGCCACCGAACCGCGGAGGACGCATGA
- a CDS encoding DLW-39 family protein, translating into MKKLLLLTAAAVVGYVAWQKYVQDRDERDLWAEVTDTFE; encoded by the coding sequence ATGAAGAAGCTCCTTCTCCTGACGGCGGCCGCGGTCGTCGGATATGTCGCCTGGCAGAAGTACGTGCAGGACCGCGACGAGCGGGACCTGTGGGCCGAGGTCACCGACACCTTCGAGTGA
- the gyrB gene encoding DNA topoisomerase (ATP-hydrolyzing) subunit B — protein sequence MTVLEGLEAVRKRPGMYIGSTGERGLHHLVYEVVDNSVDEALAGYCDTIEVTLLADGGVRVTDNGRGIPVEVHPTEGRPTVEVVMTILHAGGKFGGAGYAVSGGLHGVGISVVNALSRRVETRVKRDGFLWQQDFADGGKPVGELQKGGATDETGTSQTFWADPTIFETVEYDFETLRSRFQQYAFLNKGLKISLTDERPQHTGTEDEVAGTGTAATSAARTITYKYDGGLVDYVKHLVAAKKVELVHPDVIDFEAEDTSRRIAVEIALQWTTAYSESVHTFANTISTTEGGTHEEGFRAAMTALINRYGRDKGILKDKDENLTGDDIREGLTAVISVKLGEPQFEGQTKTKLGNTEAKTYVQRVVHEQLGDWLDSHPSEAKDVIRKSMQAAAARLAARKAREATRRKGLLESHSMPGKLKDCQSNNPAECEVFIVEGDSAGGSAVRGRNPRTQAILPIRGKILNVERARLDRALGNQEVQALITAFGTGIGEDFDLSKLRYHKIVLMADADVDGQHIRTLLLTLLFRYMPELITHGHVYMAQPPLYRIKWTNADHDYVYSDRERDAFVTEGRANGKRLPKENAIQRYKGLGEMDYTELWETTMAPEHRTLLQVTLDEAAAADEIFSVLMGEDVESRRAFIQRNAKDVRFLDI from the coding sequence ATCACCGTCCTCGAGGGCCTCGAGGCCGTCCGCAAGCGTCCGGGCATGTACATCGGGTCGACCGGTGAGCGGGGCCTGCACCACCTCGTCTACGAGGTCGTCGACAACTCCGTCGACGAGGCGCTGGCCGGCTACTGCGACACGATCGAGGTGACGCTGCTGGCCGACGGCGGCGTCCGCGTGACCGACAACGGGCGCGGCATCCCCGTCGAGGTGCACCCGACCGAGGGTCGTCCGACGGTCGAGGTCGTCATGACGATCCTGCACGCCGGCGGCAAGTTCGGCGGTGCCGGCTACGCGGTGTCGGGCGGCCTGCACGGCGTCGGCATCTCCGTCGTCAACGCGCTGTCGCGCCGGGTCGAGACGCGCGTCAAGCGGGACGGGTTCCTCTGGCAGCAGGACTTCGCGGACGGCGGCAAGCCGGTCGGCGAGCTGCAGAAGGGCGGCGCGACCGACGAGACCGGGACGTCGCAGACGTTCTGGGCCGACCCCACGATCTTCGAGACGGTCGAGTACGACTTCGAGACGCTGCGCTCGCGCTTCCAGCAGTACGCGTTCCTCAACAAGGGCCTGAAGATCTCGCTCACCGACGAGCGCCCGCAGCACACCGGCACCGAGGACGAGGTCGCCGGCACGGGCACCGCGGCGACGTCGGCGGCGCGCACGATCACCTACAAGTACGACGGCGGGCTCGTCGACTACGTCAAGCACCTGGTCGCGGCCAAGAAGGTCGAGCTCGTGCACCCCGACGTCATCGACTTCGAGGCCGAGGACACCTCCCGGCGCATCGCCGTCGAGATCGCGCTGCAGTGGACGACCGCGTACTCCGAGTCCGTGCACACGTTCGCCAACACGATCTCGACGACCGAGGGCGGCACGCACGAGGAGGGCTTCCGTGCGGCCATGACGGCGCTCATCAACCGCTACGGGCGCGACAAGGGGATCCTCAAGGACAAGGACGAGAACCTCACGGGCGACGACATCCGTGAGGGGCTGACCGCGGTGATCTCGGTCAAGCTCGGCGAGCCGCAGTTCGAGGGCCAGACGAAGACGAAGCTCGGCAACACCGAGGCCAAGACGTACGTGCAGCGCGTGGTGCACGAGCAGCTCGGCGACTGGCTGGACTCGCACCCGTCCGAGGCCAAGGACGTCATCCGCAAGTCCATGCAGGCGGCCGCCGCGCGCCTGGCCGCCCGCAAGGCGCGCGAGGCCACCCGCCGCAAGGGGCTTCTCGAGTCGCACTCGATGCCGGGCAAGCTCAAGGACTGCCAGTCCAACAACCCCGCCGAGTGCGAGGTCTTCATCGTCGAGGGCGACTCCGCCGGCGGCTCCGCGGTGCGCGGGCGCAACCCGCGCACGCAGGCGATCCTGCCGATCCGCGGCAAGATCCTCAACGTCGAGCGGGCCCGGCTCGACCGCGCGCTCGGCAACCAGGAGGTCCAGGCGCTGATCACGGCCTTCGGGACGGGCATCGGCGAGGACTTCGACCTGTCCAAGCTGCGGTACCACAAGATCGTGCTGATGGCCGACGCCGACGTCGACGGCCAGCACATCCGCACGCTGCTGCTGACGCTGCTGTTCCGCTACATGCCCGAGCTCATCACGCACGGGCACGTGTACATGGCGCAGCCGCCGCTGTACCGCATCAAGTGGACCAACGCGGACCACGACTACGTGTACTCGGACCGTGAGCGCGACGCGTTCGTCACCGAGGGCCGGGCCAACGGCAAGCGCCTGCCCAAGGAGAACGCGATCCAGCGGTACAAGGGTCTGGGCGAGATGGACTACACGGAGCTCTGGGAGACCACCATGGCCCCCGAGCACCGCACGCTGCTGCAGGTGACGCTCGACGAGGCCGCGGCCGCCGACGAGATCTTCTCGGTGCTCATGGGTGAGGACGTGGAGTCCCGCCGGGCGTTCATCCAGCGCAACGCCAAGGACGTGCGCTTCCTCGACATCTGA